One Carya illinoinensis cultivar Pawnee chromosome 5, C.illinoinensisPawnee_v1, whole genome shotgun sequence genomic window, aaaGGTCATTTCTATTCTCTAGTCACAAGTGCtggttctttttcttcattacaTTACAAAAGTATACGATATCTACATAAACCATTGGTCATTACAAAAAAGCGCCAACATAGCTAATTGTTTGGGTTTTAAGAGAGTTTACGCTATGTATTCAATTCTCAATAAATCAGATTTACTGGCTTTAGAAACTGCCCACCATGGGGAAAAAATGGGGAACTGTAGCaactgcccccccccccccccccccccccccccccccccaaaaaaaaaaaagttccaaATTTACAAGGATTCTGTTAGCACAAGTCCTACCCAAATAACCCAATACCTTATATCTACAAACCTTGATCTTCAAACTACAGATGTTTGGTATAGGTAAAATTTAGACtgttcaaaaaagaaaaaaaaaatttgggggggggggggggggggggaggcgcCCTAGGGGCTGTACCATTATTAAGAAGCCATTTACAAAAATGTTAATTGATGCTTACCTGATTATAAAAATGCTCATCAAACATACTAATAGGACCAGGCCCAGATGTGGAAGCCCAACTATGTTGAGTAGTCTCATAACCTGGTCTAGGAGTTTCAAAGCTTCCATTAACATGATAATCTACAGGAAGTTCTTGAGGGTTCATCTGTGTCGCTGGTTGGAATTTAGTATCGTTCATCGGACTTAAATTGTATGGCAAGTACGGATATTGCGCACCCAGTTGGAGCCTCATAGGGGGAATTCTGGAAAACTCATTCAGCATGCCATTTTCTTGCCCAGAATTATGAATCTCCGAATTTTTACTGGTGCCAAAGTAACCAGAGAAACTCCCAAGGGAGGAAGCCGTAGAGCACTCCACATCCCTAAAACAAAAGACAGTAATCCAATGATTTGACTGCACATGTTAGATCAAGGCATCAATAATAAATTCTTCggtgtaattttttatttttggggatAAGTAATTCTTCGATGCAATATCATCATACACTGTTTAAAATTTTACCGATCATATGATAAGACAGATTTATCTCTTGTATATATAATGCTTCTCACAGAGAAATTTTCATCCCGTAATAAGACATGGCTTCCTCATTACTTTCCTGTCTTTTTTGTTGCAATCATAATGCTTACAAAAAAAGTGTAACGATGCCATACACTGATATGGATTGTGGACAGAGTAACATGAAGAATACTTTGTAAAAGAACTCCTCACCTATGGGGAAGCAAGTTTAGGTCCTcaggtaaaaataaattatggttGTCATCATTAGGAATCCATGGTAAAGGTTGGAGCTGTTGGTCAGAACCCATTGAGAATGGCATATGCATCTCATGTTGGAACTGCAAGATAAGACTATTTAGATTAAAGATTATGTCAATACCAAGAAAAACACATGGGAAAATATTCTGACACTAGTTAAAGTCATTGTTTACCTGACCATTGCATTCTAATGACATAAGTTGCTGCTTCTGTAGATTTTCCTGCTAAAAAAATGTAGAAGGCATTAATATGCATAGAACTGTTGATAATAAAGAGGAGATGTTATGAGGTGCTCAATTTTGGAGAGTAAGAAGAAAAGGCTATCAAGGTCAGATGCAATTTCCTCTCTAATTGACTTAGCTTTCTCGTTTGGCTCCTTAAAATGAGGTCATGCAAAACCTGTAGGCATTCTAGGTGTTGGCATCGTATAATTTCTCTTATCCTTTTAACAGCACTttcgaaaataataaaatctcaaTTCTGGTACCAGTCATTCATATAC contains:
- the LOC122308796 gene encoding agamous-like MADS-box protein AGL30 isoform X3, which gives rise to MGRVKLKIKRLENTNGRQATYAKRKNGIMKKANELSVLCDIDIVLLMFSPTGKPSLCWGMRSIEEVIAKFAQLTPQERAKRKLESLEALKKTFKKLDHDVNVQEFLGTSTQTVEELTNQASTLESRISEIHKRLSYWTNPDKIDSVEHLGQMENSLRESLNQIRTHKQENLQKQQLMSLECNGQFQHEMHMPFSMGSDQQLQPLPWIPNDDNHNLFLPEDLNLLPHRDVECSTASSLGSFSGYFGTSKNSEIHNSGQENGMLNEFSRIPPMRLQLGAQYPYLPYNLSPMNDTKFQPATQMNPQELPVDYHVNGSFETPRPGYETTQHSWASTSGPGPISMFDEHFYNQVLSYWK
- the LOC122308796 gene encoding agamous-like MADS-box protein AGL30 isoform X1 gives rise to the protein MGRVKLKIKRLENTNGRQATYAKRKNGIMKKANELSVLCDIDIVLLMFSPTGKPSLCWGMRSSIEEVIAKFAQLTPQERAKRKLESLEALKKTFKKLDHDVNVQEFLGTSTQTVEELTNQASTLESRISEIHKRLSYWTNPDKIDSVEHLGQMENSLRESLNQIRTHKQENLQKQQLMSLECNGQFQHEMHMPFSMGSDQQLQPLPWIPNDDNHNLFLPEDLNLLPHRDVECSTASSLGSFSGYFGTSKNSEIHNSGQENGMLNEFSRIPPMRLQLGAQYPYLPYNLSPMNDTKFQPATQMNPQELPVDYHVNGSFETPRPGYETTQHSWASTSGPGPISMFDEHFYNQVLSYWK
- the LOC122308796 gene encoding agamous-like MADS-box protein AGL30 isoform X4; this encodes MGRVKLKIKRLENTNGRQATYAKRKNGIMKKANELSVLCDIDIVLLMFSPTGKPSLCWGMRSIEEVIAKFAQLTPQERAKRKLESLEALKKTFKKLDHDVNVQEFLGTSTQTVEELTNQASTLESRISEIHKRLSYWTNPDKIDSVEHLGQMENSLRESLNQIRTHKENLQKQQLMSLECNGQFQHEMHMPFSMGSDQQLQPLPWIPNDDNHNLFLPEDLNLLPHRDVECSTASSLGSFSGYFGTSKNSEIHNSGQENGMLNEFSRIPPMRLQLGAQYPYLPYNLSPMNDTKFQPATQMNPQELPVDYHVNGSFETPRPGYETTQHSWASTSGPGPISMFDEHFYNQVLSYWK
- the LOC122308796 gene encoding agamous-like MADS-box protein AGL30 isoform X2; amino-acid sequence: MGRVKLKIKRLENTNGRQATYAKRKNGIMKKANELSVLCDIDIVLLMFSPTGKPSLCWGMRSSIEEVIAKFAQLTPQERAKRKLESLEALKKTFKKLDHDVNVQEFLGTSTQTVEELTNQASTLESRISEIHKRLSYWTNPDKIDSVEHLGQMENSLRESLNQIRTHKENLQKQQLMSLECNGQFQHEMHMPFSMGSDQQLQPLPWIPNDDNHNLFLPEDLNLLPHRDVECSTASSLGSFSGYFGTSKNSEIHNSGQENGMLNEFSRIPPMRLQLGAQYPYLPYNLSPMNDTKFQPATQMNPQELPVDYHVNGSFETPRPGYETTQHSWASTSGPGPISMFDEHFYNQVLSYWK
- the LOC122308796 gene encoding agamous-like MADS-box protein AGL30 isoform X5; protein product: MGRVKLKIKRLENTNGRQATYAKRKNGIMKKANELSVLCDIDIVLLMFSPTGKPSLCWGMRSSIEEVIAKFAQLTPQERAKRKLESLEALKKTFKKLDHDVNVQEFLGTSTQTVEELTNQASTLESRISEIHKRLSYWTNPDKIDSVEHLGQMENSLRESLNQIRTHKQENLQKQQLMSLECNGQFQHEMHMPFSMGSDQQLQPLPWIPNDDNHNLFLPEDLNLLPHRDVECSTASSLGSFSGYFGTSKNSEIHNSGQENGMLNEFSRIPPMRLQLGAQYPYLPYNLSPMNDTKFQPATQMNPQELPVDYHVNGSFETPRPGYETTQHSWASTSGPGPISMFDEHFYNQQPN